In a single window of the Trichoderma breve strain T069 chromosome 6, whole genome shotgun sequence genome:
- a CDS encoding beta-lactamase domain-containing protein, with translation MDLFNSPAFSARAEALIKKFHVPGLAIALVHKDVTASKTFGMASLEPPRPMTTDTLFDIASASKSLTAASVALLVADDKFPDVKYDAEMAKLLPGEFVMPGEGYEGVTVDDILSHRSGLAPNDNSYLGPRAKNTDSAQSITRNLRNLGTAAPIRAKFMYCNMMYTVATYLVEQKTGISFADFLDQHFFQPLGMTSSNLQPERARAKGLGDRISPGYWWDRKAKQYSTFVIPDAPEAQGAGSIITSVDDYVKYVRAIMNKEGPFTEDVYKGIIRPRSIISQNYDKLLPFTSPLLYAAGWEVHHYRGYLVVAHHGGIAGSSTIHFFVPNLNFGGAMFGNSDDASFVAEVLMQELIDELLGLPQDQRLTWDKVLYEKNTGKKYDEYDTNANEDAETEAEELEAERQKLCPGIKESEPQKMPLTAYTGEYWNPGWRGVVVQVKDGELFIDCSDRSYVFTVKLQHVCEQTKYVAVMREVVGGVGTAMRAEFRFENDVAVKIGIMFEEELDDYIWFDRSRNLPPAAAVLVRLEVGMVADSAGSVDSSGSADSADSADSAGCADSVGCAGCAGCAGPMSAVLVEIRGRLEIGVVAGSDGSAGPMSAAAVLFEIRSRLEVGVVASSTGPTSAAVDPTSAAADPMSGSADPISAAAVFAEIRGRLDIGVVAGSADSMSAIPGSVGAGAGVVGLVGPGSVGADVGLAGARIGICGLA, from the exons ATGGATCTCTTCAACTCGCCCGCCTTTTCCGCCCGCGCAGAGGCCCTCATCAAGAAATTCCACGTCCCCGGCCTCGCCATCGCCCTCGTCCACAAAGATGTCACCGCCTCCAAAACATTCGGCATGGCTTCCCTCGAGCCACCGAGACCAATGACCACTGATACCTTGTTTGACATTGCTTCGGCGTCCAAGTCTCTCACCGCGGCGTCCGTTGCACTACTGGTTGCCGACGACAAGTTTCCCGACGTCAAGTATGATGCTGAGATGGCTAAACTGCTACCGGGCGAGTTTGTCATGCCTGGGGAGGGGTATGAAGGCGTTACTGTCGATGATATACTGAGTCATAGGAGCGGATTGGCGCC CAATGATAACTCGTATCTCGGCCCTAGAGCGAAGAATACAGATAGTGCGCAGTCTATCACGCGAAATTTACGGAATCTAGGGACTGCAGCTCCCATAAGGGCCAAGTTCATGTACTGCAACATGATGTATACCGTGGCAACCTATCTCGTGGAGCAAAAGACTGGCATCAGCTTCGCCGATTTTCTTGACCAACATTTCTTTCAGCCTCTGGGCATGACTTCGAGTAACTTGCAGCCGGAGCGGGCTCGTGCCAAGGGCCTGGGAGATCGTATTAGCCCTGGATACTGGTGGGATAGAAAGGCCAAGCAGTATTCCACCTTTGTCATCCCCGACGCACCGGAGGCTCAAGGTGCAGGTTCAATCATCACCAGTGTGGACGACTACGTCAAGTATGTCCGGGCCATAATGAACAAAGAGGGCCCATTTACAGAGGATGTGTACAAGGGAATCATCAGACCGCGGTCCATCATAAGTCAAAACTACGACAAGCTGCTCCCCTTTACATCTCCGTTACTGTATGCCGCTGGCTGGGAAGTCCATCATTACCGAGGCTACTTGGTCGTCGCTCACCATGGAGGCATCGCCGGATCCTCCACAATCCACTTCTTCGTACCCAATCTCAATTTCGGCGGCGCAATGTTTGGAAACTCTGACGACGCAAGCTTCGTCGCCGAGGTCCTAATGCAGGAACTCATCGACGAGCTTCTGGGTTTACCCCAAGACCAACGACTTACCTGGGACAAAGTCCTTTACGAAAAGAACACGGGCAAAAAGTACGACGAGTACGACACCAACGCCAACGAAGACGCCGAAACCGAGGCCGAAGAGCTAGAAGCAGAGCGCCAGAAGCTGTGCCCCGGCATCAAAGAGTCAGAACCGCAAAAGATGCCGCTGACTGCGTACACGGGCGAGTACTGGAACCCTGGATGGCGAGGCGTCGTGGTTCAGGTCAAGGATGGGGAGCTGTTCATCGATTGCTCGGATCGGTCGTATGTATTTACGGTGAAGTTGCAGCACGTGTGCGAGCAGACGAAATATGTTGCCGTCATGAGGGAAGTGGTGGGAGGCGTTGGGACGGCGATGAGGGCCGAGTTTCGGTTTGAGAATGACGTTGCTGTTAAGATTGGGATTatgtttgaagaagaactGGATGATTATATTTGGTTCGACAGG AGTCGGAATCTccctcctgctgctgctgttcttgtTCGACTTGAGGTTGGGATGGTTGCCGACTCCGCTGGCTCTGTTGACTCGTCTGGCTCTGCTGACTCTGCTGACTCTGCCGACTCTGCTGGCTGTGCTGACTCTGTTGGCTGTGCTGGCTGTGCTGGCTGTGCTGGCCCCATGTCTGCTGTCCTTGTTGAGATTCGAGGTCGACTTGAGATTGGGGTGGTTGCTGGCTCAGATGGCTCTGCTGGCCCCAtgtctgctgcagctgttctTTTTGAGATTCGAAGTCGACTTGAGGTTGGAGTGGTTGCTAGCTCTACTGGCCCCACGTCTGCCGCGGTTGATCCCacgtctgctgctgctgaccCCATGTCTGGCTCTGCTGATCCCatctctgctgcagctgtctTTGCTGAGATTCGAGGTCGACTTGATATTGGAGTGgttgctggctctgctgaCTCCATGTCTGCTATACCTGGGTCtgttggagctggagctggagttgTTGGACTTGTTGGACCTGGGTCTGTTGGAGCTGATGTTGGACTTGCTGGAGCTCGAATTGGGATTTGTGGACTTGCTTGA